In Pseudomonas sp. P5_109, the genomic window TCTTTTCGTACTAGTTGCATTCCTCCCACTCCGCCGACTCGCTAAGTTGTGACCTGCCAAGCAGTCCGGCCATACCTGTACGGAACTGTGCTCACTCTCTGCATGACTATCGAATACATGAACAAGACGCCAATGACCCAACACACTGAACTCCTGCTCACGCAATCCTTGCGTTACCTGTATGGCGAACCATGCCAAGGGTCTTTTATCCGGGAATTTCAATGAGAGACTTCAAGACATTACTTTTGAAGCAGATGCGCCGCCTGACCCATACGGGCATCAGTGCGTGTGCTCTGTTTTGGATCGCACAGGTCCACGCCGACGGCATGGTGCCCGATACGTCCGTTGTGATCGTCAATGAAGCCAATGGGGAAACTGCTGTCTCGGTGACCAATACCGACGCCAGCCTGGCACTGCTGCACGTCACCATCGAAGACATTCCTGAAGACCTCGAACCATTGGTGTTCGTGACACCGCCACTGGCACGCGTTGAAGCCTCAAAGTCACAATTGGTGCGTTTCATCCTGCAATCAGAAAAGCCCCTGCTCACCCAGCGTTTGAAACGAGTGATTTTTGAAGGCATCCCCCAAAACAAATCTGCTCCCGAAGCCGGGCATGCCCGTGTGGGTGTGACGGTGCGCCAGAACCTGCCGATCATCCTTCACCCCGCAGGCCTGGCGCTCAACCGCACACCGTGGACCGACCTGAAATGGTCGCTGCAGGAGGGTCAACTGAGCGTGCGCAACGAAACACCTTATGTCGTACGCCTGGCCCAGGAAGTACAACTGCTGCCTTCCGGGAGCGGTGCAATGCTACCGCGAACCTACGTGCTACCCGGGGACCACATCAGCGTTTCCACCCCAGTAAAGGCTGCCACCCAGGTTCGAATTCATCCCGCGACCGTCTATGGCTTTGCCGTGCCTCCCTATGAAGCGCTGCTCGTTCCCTAGAACCAATACCACCGATAGCGCCGTGCAGGGAAAGGCAGGCGTCGACATCTCAACGTGACGGCCTGTTTTGCCGTCGCCGACTGTGTGACGAAAGACGTCGCGGATCAAGCCGGCACCTAGACATAACCCAAGTGAGCCTCATGAACACCGTATTGAAATACCGTGATGGCGAAGCCATGCCTGCGATTCGGTCGGCCGACACGTTCCCTCAACTGTCGCGGGCCAAGACCGCCATGCTGTTGCTGCTGAGCAACGTGCTGATTGGGCTCGAAGCCAATGCCGAAGACCTCAATGCTGCTTCGTTGCTGACTTCGTTCGACCAGAACATGCTGAGTCAACGCGGTATCGACCCCATTCTCGCAACCCTGCTGCTGGCCGCTCCGAACTTCACCGCTGGCCGACATCCGATCACCCTCACGGTCAATGGCCTGCGTAGTGGCCGGGTGGACGTCACATTCAACGGCGAAGGCGACTTGTGCTTTGACCCTGCCCTGCTCGATGCGGCAAACCTGACCGTACCTCCAACTCCAGCCAGCGACAAAGGCTGCTTCGACGTACTCGCCACGTGGCCGCAAACCCGAATCGAACAGGACCCGGCCAACCTCGGCCTGTCATTGATAGTACCCACCCAGGCAATACGTCCGGCTGTCCGGGATGTTTCGGGCTATCAAACCGGCGGTATCGCCGGATTACTCAACTACGACGTCAACAGCCTTCACAGCCAATACGGCAGCCAATCGAACCGCTACCTCTCAGCCAATACCGAAGTCGGTTTCAATGCCGGCGACTGGATTGTGCGTAGTCGTCAGGTGCAGACCTGGCAGAACGATGTGTCCAGTACCACTCACCTTGCGGCCTACGCCCAGCGCACCTTTGCCAGCCATGAGACGGTGCTTCAAGCGGGTCAGGTCAATCTCTATAACCCGGTACTGGCTGGCGCGCAGATCACCGGCGTCCAGCTCATGACCGAGCAGGCGCTCCGGGTCGAAGGCCAAAGCAATCCCATCGAGGGGATTGCTCACAGCCAGGCTCAGGTTGAAATCCGGCAGAACGGTTCACTGATCCACTCGACAGTGGTGCCGGCCGGGCCGTTTTCCCTGAGCAACGTGCGTCGGCTCGACAGTCGCTCCGATGTCGAGGTCACCGTCAAGGAAGCGGACGGCAGCGAGCAACGCGTCACGGTCCCCGTCGCCATGCTCGGTGTTGGCTTGCCGGCTCCCGGTTTTTCGCTGGCCGCCGGCCAGGTACGTAGTCTCGGCGCTGCACAGAGCGGCGAGCCCTGGGTGATCAGCGGTGGCTGGAGCGGAGCACTCAACCCGAATGTCCTGCTTACCACCGGTGCCACCGGGACCACCAACTACCGCGCTGCGGGCGCAGGCCTGGGCCTGCTGCCAGGGCCCGACACACAGATCCAGGCCACCCTGCAAGCGACCGACACCAGCACCCGCCAGGCCGACAGTGGGCTTCAGGCCGACCTGAATGTTTCGCAACGCATGGGAAAGCAGTGGTCGATCAATGCCGGAACTTCGCACCGGACCTTCGGCTATCGCGAGCTATCGGAGGCAGTGTTCGATTCCCGGTCGGAGCGCAGCCAGTCGCGTTACCGCGATCAGCAGAGCCTGTCGCTTGCCTGGTCACACCCCGGGTTAGGCGCGTTCAGCAGCGGCGTCAATCGCTCAACGACTTTCGACGGACAAAACAGCAGCCGCGCCCTGGCGTCCTGGGGCACCCAGATTGGCGGCGTGTCGGTGTCTGCCACGGCGCAATGGCAAGTCAGCGGTAGCCAACGCAGCGACGACAGCGTTTACCTGAGCTTGAGTATTCCACTGGGTGAAAATCGTCGGGCGCGCACGTGGGTACGCAGTTCAGCTGGCGAATACCGCAGTGGTGTCGGCTTGAACGAGCAGCTCAACGACCAGTTGAGTTACCGGGTCGGGGTCGAGCACGACACACGAGACAGACAAGTGCAGTCCTCGGCAGGAGTTTCCCTGCTGCCTCGCTACAGCCAATTGGACTTGAGCTACACCCGCTCCGATGCCGAACACTCCAGCTACCAGATTGGCGCGCGTGGCGCAGCTGTATTGCACGGCGACGGCTTGACGTTTTCGCCATATGCCGTGCGGGACACCTTCGCGCTGCTTTCGGTAGGCGATACGAGCGCCATCAAAGTCTCGACCCCAAGCGGTCCGGTATGGACCGATTGGCAAGGTCACGCCGTGGTTCCTCAAGTGCGCGCCTATGGTCGCAGCCCGGTAGAAGTCGACACCCGCTCGCTGCCTCGCAACCTCGATATCAACAACGGACTGGCCATGGTGTCCGCCGGGCGCGGAGCCGTCGACAAAGTCGAGTTCGGTGTCACGTTGACCCGTCGTGTCTTGCTCAAGGTTACCACCGACAACGGTGCCCCCCTGCCCCGTGGCGCGACGGTAACCACCGCAAACGGTGAGTTCGTCACGCTCGCTCAAGAAGGGGGGTTGGTGTTTCTGCCCAACGTCCTGGACACGCGCGACCTATGGATAACCGCACCGGGGCTGGAGCGCTGCGAACTGCGTTTCGAGCTGCCCGCCAAGGCCAATATCCAGGTGTATTACGAGACCGCCACCGCCCAGTGCCGAACACTTTGAGGATGCCCCTATGAAGCTCTCCCACCCTTTACTGTTGACACTCGGCACCTTGATGTTGAGCGCCCTTGCGCCTCAGGCCTGGGCGCTCACCGATGAATGCCAACTCACCTTGAGTCAGCCCGTACTCGATTACGGCGTGATGAATCGATCAATACGCGCCCATGCCCCCGCGGAGCGAACCCTGGGCGAGCGCCGTCTGAGCTTGACCCTGAACTGCCCACAACCCACTGACATGACCCTGTTCTACCGCGCCATGTCCGCGACCGCCGAACGCTTTCGCTTTGCCGAGCACGGCAGCTATGCCGTGCGTATGGGGGACGCCGTACTCGATGGGCAACCGGTGGACCTGGGCCAGATTTCCGCCGTCGGCCAGGTACCCGAAGAAATCGCTTCGAGTCTGCTCTGGCGACCGCAACAGGCGATCGTTCCGGTTCGAGGTGGTGTGGCGGTACAAGGACAAAGCCTGTCGGCGCAACTGGAACTGACAGCCTGGGCGCCGGAAAAAGCCTTGCAGATACGAGACGCGGTTGTCTGGGAAACCACCGGCCTGCTTGATGCGGTCGCTACGGGACGCACCAGGGAGATAACCCTGCGTGCCAGTTTCGCCCCCGTCGCCTGCACCCTGGATCTGTCCAATGGCGGCCAGGTGGATTTCGGTCGGTTATCGATAAACGACCTGAATCCCGACCAAAACACCCGACTGCCTCCCAAGGATCTAACCCTGCGAATTGGCTGCGACGCACCGACGCAATTTGCCCTGGTCATGCATGACAACCGCCCAAGTACGGCGACGGTCAACAGCGGGATTTACTACGGACTGGGTCTGGATAGGCGCGGCAACAAGATTGGCCTGTACTCGCTGACTGTCGATCCCGCCAACGCCAGCGTGGACAGTTTTACCCGCATGTATCGAACCGACTCCACCACCCGAGGCGTGGCCTGGAGCACCGCCAGTTCAAACCCCATAGCGATCGCCCAGCAAAGCTACCTGGGCTTTACCGACAGCGCCGCCAGCACCGCAGGGCCGGCCTCGATCCAGAACCTCGCAACCACGGTCACGGTCGATGCCGTCATCGCCCCCACGGCGAGCCTGGACCTGAGCACCGACGTTCAACTCGACGGCTCAGGGACGATAGAGATGTTTTACCCGTAACAACCCACCCAACCTTGTTGAAGCCGAGGCGCAATCACGCGCCCAGGACCCTTCAAGGTCAACTACAGAAAGGAAGTTTCACCCATGAAAAAGTACTTCGCAGCACTCACCACGACAGCACTGATCAGCGTCGCTCCTTTTGCTCTGGCAGGGCCGAGCACTGAACTGACGGTCAGCGGCGTCATCACGCCAGTCGCTTGCACGCCGACACTCTCCGTTGGTGACATTGACCTGGGATCGATCTCGTACAATCAGCTTGAACAGGAGCAGAACACCCTAGTTGGCAGTCATGATGTTTCATTGTCCATGAACTGCGATGGATCTACCGGCTTCGCCATCATTGCAATCGACAATAAAGCCGGCTCAGGTATTGGTGACGGGTTTGGCCTTGGCCTGAACGACGGAAATCCGGTGGGATTCTTTACCCCACTAATTCAGCGAGTCACAGCTGATACAGCCGTTGTTGATCCTATCGAGTCAAACGACAACGGAGCCACTTGGGCGAGAACAGACTCTGCTAAACCGGGAGTTTGGTTGTCCGCAGCCACCCCTAGCAGTACCACACCGATCGATGCACAGAATGTCACCGTGGACTTTAAGGTCGACACCTACATCCTCCGTGCTGACGAGCTGACGCTGGACGGCGACCTCGACCTTGACGGCTCCGCAACGTTTGAAGTGATGTACCTCTAAGGACCAGGACGCTGAACCGTTCGTTGCCTCCATGAACAAGCGGTTCAGCACCTATACCTTCTTCTCGAAAAGGAATTTACCGATGAAGCGTATACCTTTGATCCTGACCGTAACGTTGTTGATGAGTACGACTTGCGCCCTGGCGGCGCCTACCGCTGATTTGACTGTCAACGGCCTCATCACCCCGGTCGCCTGCACCCCGATCTTTTCCAACAACGGCGTTGTCGACTACGGGATGATCTCCCGGCAAGACCTGAGCGTCGACAAAAGGACGCAACTGCGTGACGAGTTCCTCGACCTCAACATCAGCTGCACGGCAGCAGCCCGTTTCGCATTGCTCATGCAGGACAACCGCGAAGGCTCGGCCATCGTCGACAGTCAGATCTACTATGGCCTGGAGTTCGATCGCAGCGGCAACAAGATCGGCCTGTATTCACTGAATTTCGATCCCGCCAGCACCACAGTGGACGCAGTGCCTCAAGTGTATCGAACCGACTCCACCACTGCGGGGCGGGCGTGGAGTACATCCAGGTCCGACCCCCTACCGATCAGCGCCAGAAGTTATCTGGGCTTCACCGATGTAGCGGGCAGCACCGCAGGTCCTGTGGCAATTCAGAACCTGAGCAGTCGGGTCAAGCTCGTCACCGTCATTGCCCCCACCTCAACGCTGGACTTGAGTAGCGATGCAACACTCAACGGCTCTGCGACCCTTGAGGTTAACTATTTGTAGGCGTCTGTCACGGTTGAATTTTCTCACTGCTGACCTCTACATACAGCGCCCGCCCGGCACCGAGGCCGGCAATGATCGCCCCCAGGCCGATGACGCCGAAGATCCAGCCCACGGCCGTCCAGCCGCCGGTCAAGTCATGCACGATACCGACCGCGAACGGCCCCATGGACGCCAGGGTGTAACCGAAGCCCTGGGCCATGCTCGACAGGTTCGCCGCCACATGGGCATCCCGCGAACGCAGCACAATCAGGGTCAACGCCAGGCTGAACGTGGCGCCCTGCCCCAGCCCGAGCACAATGGCCCAGCCCCACAGACCTTCAATCGGGGCGTACAGGCAACCGAACAGACCGCCGAGGGTCAGCGCCATCACGATTACGATCGCCAGGCGCTGATCCTTGCCACGCGTCGCCAGCCATGGCGCGGCGAGGGAGCTGACCAGTTGCACGATCACCGAGCCCGACAACACCAGCCCGGCCTGGGTCGGGGTCAGGCCGCGACCGATCAGGATCGACGGCAACCAGCCGAACACGATGTAGGCCAGGGACGATTGCAGGCCCATGTACAAGGTCACCTGCCAGGCCAGCGGGTCACGCAATAGTCCGCGGACGCGGTAGGCGACGTTGTGCGCGCCGTGTTTTTGGCCGACTTGTGGCAACCAGAACAGCGCGGCCGCTAATGCCGGAATGACCCAGAAGCCGAGGCCCAGCGCCCAGCTCTTGTCGAAATGCTCACTGAGCGGCACGGTCGCACCCGCCGCCATCGCCGCGCCCAGGCACAGGGCCATGGTGTAGACACCGGTCATGGTCCCGGCCTGTTTCGGGAAATCGCGCTTGACGATGCCCGGCAGCAACACGCCAATCACGCCGATGCTGGCACCGGCCAGTACGCTGCCGGCGAACAGGCCAATCTCGCCAAAGGAACTGCGCAAGATGATCCCGCCAGCGAGGGTCAGAAGAATGCCCAACACCACACGCTCAGCCCCAAAACGTCTTGCCAGCAGCGGTGCCAGCGGCGCAAACAGGCCGAGGCAAAGTACCGGCAACGTCGTCAGCAAACCGGCCTGGGAAGCCGATAGCCCGAGGGACTTCGACACTTCGCTGAGCATCGGCGCCATGCTCGACAGCGCCGGGCGCAGGTTCAGCGCCACCAGTACCAGGCCCAGCAGCAACAACCACGGCCGGCGCAGAACCGGGTGGGTTTGCTGAACCTGTTCGTCATCAGCCTCGGCGTCGATCAGCAGTTCTTCCAACTCTGCCGAGCGTTTGGGGGCTGTGGATAAATCACTGCGCTGTATCGACTTCTCGGTTTCAAGGTTCATTGATCAACTGCCTCGACAGGGATTTGGCCCGTTCCGGGTCGCGTTGTTCGACGGCATCGAGCAATGCGATGTGCAGGTCGAACACTTCCTGGCGGCGCGGGACGATGTTCAGGGTCTGGCGCAATTGCGCGCCGACGATGTTGGAGAAATAGCGATACAACTCGCTGAGGGTCGGGTTGTGCGCGGCGTCCACCAAGCGGCGGTGGAACACCAGATCGCAGGCGATGTAGGTGTCGAGATCGCCGTGGTAGTGACTGCCGCTGACACCCAAGGCCTCGCGCAATGCCACCAGATCTTCATCGGTGCGGCGCAGGGCTGCCAGGCCGATGGCCTCGACTTCGAGGATGTGCCGGGTTTCCCGGGCCTGCTCAAGGGAGCAACGGGACAGCGCCTTCAAGGTATCGAGCGGATCGACCACCGCCCGCAGGTAACTGCCGTCGCCCTGACGGATTTCGATCAACCCGGAAAACGCCAGCACGCGCATGGCTTCACGCACGGTATTGCGGCTGATGCCCAGCTCGGCGGACAACTCAGGCTCGGTGGGCAGGCGCTGGCCCACGATCCAAACACCTTGGTTGATGCGCTGGCGCAGTTGATCCAGGGCCTGATCGACCAGGGATCGTTTAACGAGTGGAGCAGCTTCTGACATAGGATTCGCCCTTTCATCCAATCATAGGATGAATTTTCTGACATGTTAGTCAGCTTCACCCGAGAGAGCAAGACGATCCCTGTAGGAGCGAGCTTGCTCGCGATGGACGTCAACGATATCGCTGGTTGGCAGGTACCCCGCAGCGCTCTCAAGTCCATCGCGAGCAAGCTCGCTCCTACAGGGACATGGTTTTCTTCAGGCAAAAATAAACCCGGAACGCAGTCCGGGTTTATTTCAGTGCCTGGGTTCAATCAATGCAGGATCTGACTCAGGAACAGCTTGGTACGCTCATTCTGCGGATGGTCGAAGAAGTCGTTCGGCGCGGCCTGTTCGACGATTTCGCCCTTGTCCATGAAGATCACACGGTTGGCCACGGTGCGGGCGAAACCCATTTCGTGGGTTACGCAGAGCATGGTCATGCCGTCTTCAGCCAGGCCAATCATGGTGTCGAGAACCTCCTTCACCATCTCCGGGTCGAGCGCCGAAGTCGGTTCGTCGAACAGCATGATTTTCGGTTTCATGCACAGTGCGCGGGCGATCGCCACACGCTGTTGCTGGCCGCCGGACAGTTGCCCCGGGTATTTATGCGCCTGCTCCGGAATGCGTACGCGTTCCAGGTAGTGCATGGCAATTTCCTCGGCCTTGCGCTTGGGCATCTTGCGCACCCACATCGGCGCCAGGGTGCAGTTCTGCAAGATGGTCAGGTGCGGGAACAGGTTGAAATGCTGGAACACCATGCCGACTTCACGGCGGATCGCTTCGATCTGCTTGAGGTCGTTGGTCAGCTCCACGCCATCGACCACGATGCGGCCCTGCTGGTGTTCTTCCAGACGGTTGAGGCAGCGGATGGTGGTGGATTTGCCCGAACCCGACGGGCCACACAGGACGATGCGCTCGCCCTGCTTGACGTTGAGGTTGATGTCCTTGAGTACGTGAAACTGGCCGTACCACTTGTTCACGCCCTGCATCTGAATAATGCCTTCAGGGCTCACAGGCTTTTTGTTTGCTTCGCTCATCACAAAACTTCCTAAATTAGGTAGCGACTTAGCGCTTGTGGCCAGTGTCGAGCTTGCGTTCCAGATGCATGGAATAGCGCGACATACCAAAACAGAAAATCCAGAACA contains:
- a CDS encoding fimbria/pilus chaperone family protein; this encodes MRDFKTLLLKQMRRLTHTGISACALFWIAQVHADGMVPDTSVVIVNEANGETAVSVTNTDASLALLHVTIEDIPEDLEPLVFVTPPLARVEASKSQLVRFILQSEKPLLTQRLKRVIFEGIPQNKSAPEAGHARVGVTVRQNLPIILHPAGLALNRTPWTDLKWSLQEGQLSVRNETPYVVRLAQEVQLLPSGSGAMLPRTYVLPGDHISVSTPVKAATQVRIHPATVYGFAVPPYEALLVP
- a CDS encoding fimbria/pilus outer membrane usher protein, whose translation is MNTVLKYRDGEAMPAIRSADTFPQLSRAKTAMLLLLSNVLIGLEANAEDLNAASLLTSFDQNMLSQRGIDPILATLLLAAPNFTAGRHPITLTVNGLRSGRVDVTFNGEGDLCFDPALLDAANLTVPPTPASDKGCFDVLATWPQTRIEQDPANLGLSLIVPTQAIRPAVRDVSGYQTGGIAGLLNYDVNSLHSQYGSQSNRYLSANTEVGFNAGDWIVRSRQVQTWQNDVSSTTHLAAYAQRTFASHETVLQAGQVNLYNPVLAGAQITGVQLMTEQALRVEGQSNPIEGIAHSQAQVEIRQNGSLIHSTVVPAGPFSLSNVRRLDSRSDVEVTVKEADGSEQRVTVPVAMLGVGLPAPGFSLAAGQVRSLGAAQSGEPWVISGGWSGALNPNVLLTTGATGTTNYRAAGAGLGLLPGPDTQIQATLQATDTSTRQADSGLQADLNVSQRMGKQWSINAGTSHRTFGYRELSEAVFDSRSERSQSRYRDQQSLSLAWSHPGLGAFSSGVNRSTTFDGQNSSRALASWGTQIGGVSVSATAQWQVSGSQRSDDSVYLSLSIPLGENRRARTWVRSSAGEYRSGVGLNEQLNDQLSYRVGVEHDTRDRQVQSSAGVSLLPRYSQLDLSYTRSDAEHSSYQIGARGAAVLHGDGLTFSPYAVRDTFALLSVGDTSAIKVSTPSGPVWTDWQGHAVVPQVRAYGRSPVEVDTRSLPRNLDINNGLAMVSAGRGAVDKVEFGVTLTRRVLLKVTTDNGAPLPRGATVTTANGEFVTLAQEGGLVFLPNVLDTRDLWITAPGLERCELRFELPAKANIQVYYETATAQCRTL
- a CDS encoding DUF1120 domain-containing protein, encoding MKLSHPLLLTLGTLMLSALAPQAWALTDECQLTLSQPVLDYGVMNRSIRAHAPAERTLGERRLSLTLNCPQPTDMTLFYRAMSATAERFRFAEHGSYAVRMGDAVLDGQPVDLGQISAVGQVPEEIASSLLWRPQQAIVPVRGGVAVQGQSLSAQLELTAWAPEKALQIRDAVVWETTGLLDAVATGRTREITLRASFAPVACTLDLSNGGQVDFGRLSINDLNPDQNTRLPPKDLTLRIGCDAPTQFALVMHDNRPSTATVNSGIYYGLGLDRRGNKIGLYSLTVDPANASVDSFTRMYRTDSTTRGVAWSTASSNPIAIAQQSYLGFTDSAASTAGPASIQNLATTVTVDAVIAPTASLDLSTDVQLDGSGTIEMFYP
- a CDS encoding DUF1120 domain-containing protein, which codes for MKKYFAALTTTALISVAPFALAGPSTELTVSGVITPVACTPTLSVGDIDLGSISYNQLEQEQNTLVGSHDVSLSMNCDGSTGFAIIAIDNKAGSGIGDGFGLGLNDGNPVGFFTPLIQRVTADTAVVDPIESNDNGATWARTDSAKPGVWLSAATPSSTTPIDAQNVTVDFKVDTYILRADELTLDGDLDLDGSATFEVMYL
- a CDS encoding DUF1120 domain-containing protein, producing the protein MKRIPLILTVTLLMSTTCALAAPTADLTVNGLITPVACTPIFSNNGVVDYGMISRQDLSVDKRTQLRDEFLDLNISCTAAARFALLMQDNREGSAIVDSQIYYGLEFDRSGNKIGLYSLNFDPASTTVDAVPQVYRTDSTTAGRAWSTSRSDPLPISARSYLGFTDVAGSTAGPVAIQNLSSRVKLVTVIAPTSTLDLSSDATLNGSATLEVNYL
- a CDS encoding CynX/NimT family MFS transporter, with translation MNLETEKSIQRSDLSTAPKRSAELEELLIDAEADDEQVQQTHPVLRRPWLLLLGLVLVALNLRPALSSMAPMLSEVSKSLGLSASQAGLLTTLPVLCLGLFAPLAPLLARRFGAERVVLGILLTLAGGIILRSSFGEIGLFAGSVLAGASIGVIGVLLPGIVKRDFPKQAGTMTGVYTMALCLGAAMAAGATVPLSEHFDKSWALGLGFWVIPALAAALFWLPQVGQKHGAHNVAYRVRGLLRDPLAWQVTLYMGLQSSLAYIVFGWLPSILIGRGLTPTQAGLVLSGSVIVQLVSSLAAPWLATRGKDQRLAIVIVMALTLGGLFGCLYAPIEGLWGWAIVLGLGQGATFSLALTLIVLRSRDAHVAANLSSMAQGFGYTLASMGPFAVGIVHDLTGGWTAVGWIFGVIGLGAIIAGLGAGRALYVEVSSEKIQP
- a CDS encoding FadR/GntR family transcriptional regulator, whose protein sequence is MSEAAPLVKRSLVDQALDQLRQRINQGVWIVGQRLPTEPELSAELGISRNTVREAMRVLAFSGLIEIRQGDGSYLRAVVDPLDTLKALSRCSLEQARETRHILEVEAIGLAALRRTDEDLVALREALGVSGSHYHGDLDTYIACDLVFHRRLVDAAHNPTLSELYRYFSNIVGAQLRQTLNIVPRRQEVFDLHIALLDAVEQRDPERAKSLSRQLINEP
- a CDS encoding amino acid ABC transporter ATP-binding protein, which gives rise to MSEANKKPVSPEGIIQMQGVNKWYGQFHVLKDINLNVKQGERIVLCGPSGSGKSTTIRCLNRLEEHQQGRIVVDGVELTNDLKQIEAIRREVGMVFQHFNLFPHLTILQNCTLAPMWVRKMPKRKAEEIAMHYLERVRIPEQAHKYPGQLSGGQQQRVAIARALCMKPKIMLFDEPTSALDPEMVKEVLDTMIGLAEDGMTMLCVTHEMGFARTVANRVIFMDKGEIVEQAAPNDFFDHPQNERTKLFLSQILH